The Juglans regia cultivar Chandler chromosome 1, Walnut 2.0, whole genome shotgun sequence nucleotide sequence CACCAAGATTTACAACGAGAGCATGAGGAATTACAGGAACCTTAATCCATTTTCCATCTTCGAGAATTTGAAGTCCTTCTACCTCTTCATCTTGCAACAGAACTGTTATTGACGATCCATCTGCATGAGCTTTAACACCAAGAACAGTATCTGGTCTTGGACAAGGAGGATAAAAATTAAACCTTGCTTGTATTATTGGTCGGTCTCCACACTGGCTCAAGAAGCTGTTCTCTTCCAAGTTCAGTGACTTTGCCATGGCCTTCAAGATAATATTAGTAATTCCCTTTATTTTTGAAGCATAGTCATCTAACATCTCCctgccaaaaaaagaaaaacaattcaAGTCAAAGCTCACTAGTCAACTTAATTGAGAGATAGATCTTTCccgtttaattagaaattagcCTATATAGAGTTTCACAATGTCATAATTTATGCGCAAACACGCACACACAAAACATATTAACCTGAAGTCATTTGGAGTTTGTGGCCAAAGATTCATCCTTCTTTCATCTTCCGGGAAGACTTTAAGAAATAGGCGACTACACCAGTCAAGAATCTGCTTCTCTGAAAATACCATGTCATGCCCATATCCTTCAACCTCATCAGCTGCTCGGGAATACTTTTGCTTTTCTTCTAATGGCAGTGCAAAGAACTGCTTTACAACCGCTCGGAACTTGTC carries:
- the LOC108995637 gene encoding protein SRG1-like; this encodes MAGTLLSAEALSALHKSVEEMSVDGDSPPPQFIVKESSSIVSTYSSPSVPIPIIDISLLSSQDSEELQKLRSALSSGGCFQAIGHGIPNSFLDKFRAVVKQFFALPLEEKQKYSRAADEVEGYGHDMVFSEKQILDWCSRLFLKVFPEDERRMNLWPQTPNDFREMLDDYASKIKGITNIILKAMAKSLNLEENSFLSQCGDRPIIQARFNFYPPCPRPDTVLGVKAHADGSSITVLLQDEEVEGLQILEDGKWIKVPVIPHALVVNLGEQMQIMSNGIFKSPLHRVLTNSDKLRISVALFNWPELDKEIGPVDQLIDEKRPKLYRDVTNFNVINLECYQKGKRAIEEVKI